The nucleotide sequence gttccggacatgtcccaccgggaggaggcctAGGGGCTGGCCCAGGGcgaggtggagagattacatctctcgtctggcttgggagcggctgagAGTTCCCCCGGAAGaactgatggaagtggccggggagagggctgtcttggcaccctcctgaagctgctgcccccgtgacctgGATCCGGATAAGCAGCAGAAAACTAAATGAAACGAAACGGACTGATGTTGTGGTTCTGACTGATGTGGTCCAAACCCAGACTTTCATCATTGATTATTAGCAGAATGCTTCAGATTTGTACAGAACTACCCTCTCATGTCTAGATTATTATATGAAAGTCAGATGATATTATGATGATATAAATACCAAGAACTGCTTTTCCACTGGTTTTAAATAGGTTAAAACTGATCGAGGACCAAGACAGTAAAAATAACAAGAGATTTTACATTGAATTAAACTGTGATAATGTGATGTGTGAATGTTCCCAGTCTTCAATTATTTGTTCATATTCAAAGAGACACACCCGAGTTTCAAAACTCTACTAATTTGAGTTTGATTTAATGACTAAAATTGTTGTTGATGAGAAACCTCTACAGGTGATTTGCAGGACAGTGGATGAGGACAGGTGAATCCATTTATTGGAAGTGATGACAGCACTGAGCAACACAGGATTCTGCTGGCTCAGCAGTTTTGATTGAATCTTTTTTGAACATACAAGTGCAAATAATGAAAATTAAATACATGTGAGAGTTTATTGATTAATTAAGGACTTTTGGTTCCACGTTCCAGTTGTTGTACGTAATATACACGTTTGATCCTTCACCTTGCTGAATGATTCGTGTCCGTTGTAAAACCGTCGGTGCAGATGATACCCGCTCCGTCCTCAGGAGAACAGATGTTTGTACAGTTTGCGGATCTGAGACATTTGCAGTCCATACATGAGAGGATTGAGGAGAGGCTGGATGAGAAGAAAATATAGAGACAGGATCGCCCGCAGCATCCTGGGAACACTGCTCATATCAAACCTGCTCTGAAGGATCTCAAAGCAACAGCCGAAAGAGAAGTTGAGAAGAGAGACCAGGTGGGGGGTGCAGGTACTGACGGCCTTCTGCCGTGTCTGCCTACAGccagaaaaacacacctgaagAATTTTCATGTAGGAGAAAAGGAtgggaaccagaggaaccaccACAGACACCACGATACCGAACAGGCCATAAATGTTGTTGATTCTGGTGTCGGAGCATGCCAACTTCACCACAAGGTAGTTCTGACAGTACAAACTATTGATGAGGTTTCTGCAGAGCGCTAATCTCATGTTCAAGGATAAAGTTATCAAAAATTTCACAACGGAATAAAACCACAAAGCTGCGATCCAGACGAATGCCCTGTGACACGTCATCCGTGTGTGATACTGCAGAGGGTGACAGATGGCCAGGTATCTGTCGTACGACATGACAGCTAAGTTCATATATTCGATGGCTCCATACGTGTAGACACAGAAGATCTGCAGGAAGCAGAAGGAGGCCGAGACGGTGTGAACGTCTGAgaggatctgcagcagcaggaagggaaACAAGGCTGTGCTGCCGTACAGCTCGTTCACAAACAGGCTGCACAGCAACACGTACATGGGCTCGTGGAGACTTCTGTTCATGCAGATCACAACAATGAGCGACAcattgacaacaacaacaacaacataaagCAACCCAGTCAACAGAAAATACAAATACCTCAAATTACCAAACGGAAAATAAGCTCCGAGAATGAAATAGAACACCGAGGTGGAGTTAAGCATCACTGCTAAAGGTGTAAATGTAGCATGATGACAGGAGTGGACTCACATGAGAGCTGTGTGATCTTTATACCATCTAGTCCTTGAGCCCACCTGGCGGTCACACCTACTGGCccacagtgacatcatcagtctgcACAGGAAAACAGTGTGCACATCAACAGGTCATCAGGTAgatcaggggtgtccaaacttttttcaccgagggccaaatacataaaaatataggagGGGCTGGGCCACTTACAAGAAATTAGGTATATAGCCTCAACTTTAGTGTATTAAAGttagaaaaatcaattaaaagtggtcaaatatgttatattgttgaatataattaaagacaaaactgcctTCATAACAGCTTTCCATAAATGGATCTTTACTGAGTGattcagaaaaagctttggtagctcattcccagaacagcagcctcagatttcttcttagGAGATTTACAggacagagaaaaaacaataaaggggaaaatgaaACTGGTAGATTTCAAGCTTGTTATTTAAGTTATTAGGTTTAGGAGCACACCTAATAACGTTCACTTGAAATGGTTATCAACAttaacagactgaactggacGTGGGTATAAATTTAGTAAAATATTCTGGTGAGTATCAGCTGGGTATGTAAATCGGGTCATCAAGCTCTGGTCCTGGTGTTAAAACTAAGAAGTCCAATACACTCAAGCAAAAGTTGAAGTACGGgccatattctattctatttataaaatgtcttgcgggccaattaaaaatggacaAAGGGCCACAGTTGGCCCGCGGGCCGTAGATTGGACACCCCTGAGGTAGAGGAACCACAACCACATTTTCCCCAGACCAGTAAAGCAAAAAATAACCACAGATTCACACACAGGCCCATCAACCCACAAATGTGCACTGGGAGAGGCCAGAGCCAGACCCAAATGTAGTAGGTCCCCAATGTGCACTAGTAGAAGCCACAGGTCAAGGAGCCAACGAGAGGTAAGCAAACCGCCTGATAACTAACTAGCTGAATCTAACTAGCTGGACAAGCTTGACTCAGGAAGAAGCTGGGGACCAAAGGGTGCAGGATGACTGTAGATCACAGCTGAGGGTGAGATGAGTCAAAGAGTACACACAAAGCTCTAGGAGATCTGAGGTATTCCATGAAATCACCCAGAGCTCCACACATTCCAGCATTGAAGGTTTTTAGACAGTGATGTGCTACCTCTAATGAGCAGAATCTGGAATAGAGCACcaagatgggtggatggagggatgggtggagggatgggtggatgggtgggtgggtggatggatggagggatggatggatggatgtagggatgggtgggtggatggatggatggatggatggatgggtgggtgggtggatgtagggagggatggatggatggagggatgggtggatggatggagggatgggtggatggggaGCTGGTCCAGCCTCAGGTTCTGGGGGAACCAGGTGATGGACCTCAACAAGATCAAGACGTGTTGAGGAACCAGACATGGTCACTCTGAAAATCAAGATGTTGATGTGGTGAAAACGGTCACGTGATCAAACTTGCATCACTTGCGTTTGGGGTGGATGCAGGTTTAGATGTTTAGCTCATCCTCTCGTTAGGGTGGACACACAACTTCAGACATGGTCTGAGGGGACGTTGTCATGGCTGCAGTCCTCTGAAGAATGGTTAAACCAAACAGTGCTGATTGGTCCCAAAGGTTCGCAGCTCCGTTCTAATTTGGTTCAGAGGGAGTTTGTTGAATCAGCAGCTGATGGACAAACATGTTGTCGACCTgaggtgacctttgaacttCTCTGTCATGTCCACCATCCTACACCCGATGACCCTGATGACCCCGCCCAACCGTTCAAATATTAGACCGTAACAGACTGAAACTGACCCACAAACACGACTGACGATACGATACGAAGGATTCAACTTTGTGGGTCTGTTTGATCGTCCCACATTTGTGAAAACTGGACCGTTGTCCAGTGGTGTCAACCTGCTTATAGTCCAGAATGTTCTGGAGGTCCACCAGCACGGCTTCATACATTACAGAAGCAAAACATCACAAAAGTTATGCAAATTTGCGATTCCAAAGGTTATTCCCAGGTCTTTATTCACTGTGAGATGTGAAGTGATGCGGTCACACAGTGTGGTGCCTGTATTGACATTCTTTTACAAGGGTCAAAGTTCACCCACCGTCAGATCAAGTCATTTCCAGCTCCGTTGGACAGATTTAGTTTGTTGCACAGTTCAAAACTTCAGGATTAAG is from Takifugu rubripes chromosome 11, fTakRub1.2, whole genome shotgun sequence and encodes:
- the LOC101064952 gene encoding olfactory receptor 10A3; the encoded protein is MLNSTSVFYFILGAYFPFGNLRYLYFLLTGLLYVVVVVVNVSLIVVICMNRSLHEPMYVLLCSLFVNELYGSTALFPFLLLQILSDVHTVSASFCFLQIFCVYTYGAIEYMNLAVMSYDRYLAICHPLQYHTRMTCHRAFVWIAALWFYSVVKFLITLSLNMRLALCRNLINSLYCQNYLVVKLACSDTRINNIYGLFGIVVSVVVPLVPILFSYMKILQVCFSGCRQTRQKAVSTCTPHLVSLLNFSFGCCFEILQSRFDMSSVPRMLRAILSLYFLLIQPLLNPLMYGLQMSQIRKLYKHLFS